A region from the Kineothrix sp. IPX-CK genome encodes:
- a CDS encoding HPr family phosphocarrier protein, giving the protein MKSMEIKFKSPEDTTEFINICSSFISDINIYDGSIAVDAKSIISVFSLSQSKSVRVEMISEDKNEIDRFIEKIRKFEV; this is encoded by the coding sequence GTGAAAAGCATGGAAATAAAATTCAAGTCACCGGAAGATACTACGGAATTTATTAATATATGTAGTTCTTTTATTAGTGACATTAATATTTACGATGGAAGTATAGCGGTTGATGCAAAATCAATTATCTCTGTATTTTCTCTTAGTCAAAGTAAGTCTGTAAGGGTGGAAATGATTAGTGAAGATAAAAATGAGATAGACAGATTTATTGAGAAAATAAGAAAGTTTGAGGTGTGA
- a CDS encoding gamma carbonic anhydrase family protein, producing MLKREKRIVMKDAKIHDSVFIADGAVVLGDITVGEGSSIWFNSTVRADRDWIVIESGSNIQDNAVVHVETGFPVHIGRNVTVGHGAIVHGCTVEDNTLIGMGAIILNGARIGKNCIIGAGALVPQNMVVPDNSLIIGCPGKILRKVTEEEVQTNLHNAAEYVEEGRTYKNDKNKED from the coding sequence ATGCTAAAAAGAGAAAAGAGGATTGTAATGAAGGACGCAAAGATTCACGATAGCGTTTTTATCGCCGATGGTGCGGTTGTACTTGGCGATATAACCGTTGGGGAAGGCTCCAGTATTTGGTTTAATTCCACCGTCAGAGCGGATAGGGATTGGATTGTAATCGAAAGCGGAAGCAATATACAAGATAATGCCGTAGTACATGTGGAAACCGGATTCCCGGTACACATAGGAAGGAACGTAACAGTTGGCCATGGCGCTATCGTGCATGGATGCACGGTGGAAGATAATACACTGATTGGTATGGGTGCCATTATTTTGAATGGGGCCAGAATAGGAAAGAATTGTATTATCGGGGCTGGAGCTTTAGTGCCGCAGAATATGGTTGTTCCAGACAATTCCCTGATCATAGGATGTCCGGGGAAGATATTGCGCAAGGTGACGGAGGAGGAAGTACAGACTAATTTGCATAATGCGGCAGAATATGTAGAAGAAGGAAGAACCTATAAAAACGACAAAAATAAGGAGGATTAA
- a CDS encoding zinc ribbon domain-containing protein: MDFFEKVGETVVTAGKDVADKAKDFAEIANLRSQINACEEVIKKNYTEIGRLYYEQFKEAEYNEFAEQCTAISNAKNGVEALEKKIRDIKGV; the protein is encoded by the coding sequence ATGGATTTTTTTGAAAAAGTAGGAGAGACGGTTGTAACAGCGGGAAAGGATGTAGCGGATAAAGCGAAGGATTTTGCAGAGATCGCCAATCTGAGAAGCCAGATCAATGCTTGTGAAGAGGTAATTAAGAAAAACTACACGGAAATCGGCAGACTGTATTATGAACAGTTTAAAGAAGCGGAGTACAATGAATTCGCAGAGCAGTGTACGGCTATTTCCAATGCGAAAAATGGAGTAGAAGCTCTGGAAAAGAAAATACGCGATATTAAAGGCGTATAA
- the mgtE gene encoding magnesium transporter — protein sequence MEEIKDLDVIEELLETKQYTRLRQKLSDINIADIAIILEELGEEELLKTFRILPKSMAADVFSYLEVESQQYIITSLSDREAANIINNLMADDATDFLEEMPANIVKKLLSHASADTRRDINHLLRYPESSAGSIMTVEYVDLKENMTVEDAIQRIRQIGVDSETINICYVLDPKRTLVGTVALRYLLISPPDAVIGDIMHENVIYLNTLMDQEEVARQFQKYDFTSMPVADNEGRLVGIITVDDVVDILQEEATEDIEKMAAIVPSDRPYMKTGIFETSKKRIPWLLLLMISATFTGSIITSFEDALSAVPMLTAFIPMLMSTSGNAGGQVSATIIRGLSSNEISYRDVFIIIWKELRVAIICGVTLAAAYFIKLMLFDKSGIDVAIVICLTIIAEVSIAKVVGCTLPIFAKRVGIDPAVMASPFISTVLDALSLMIYFSIATHVLHLS from the coding sequence ATGGAAGAAATCAAGGATTTAGATGTTATTGAAGAACTATTGGAAACCAAGCAGTACACAAGACTCCGCCAGAAGCTGTCAGACATTAATATTGCGGATATTGCAATCATTCTGGAGGAACTAGGAGAGGAAGAGCTGCTAAAGACCTTCCGTATTCTTCCTAAGAGCATGGCGGCGGATGTATTTTCCTATCTGGAGGTAGAAAGCCAGCAATATATTATTACATCCTTATCCGACAGAGAAGCGGCTAATATCATCAATAACCTTATGGCCGATGATGCTACGGACTTTTTGGAGGAAATGCCTGCCAATATTGTAAAAAAGCTGCTTTCCCATGCCAGTGCGGATACGAGAAGGGATATCAATCATTTGCTGCGTTATCCTGAGTCCTCTGCCGGAAGCATCATGACGGTAGAGTATGTAGACCTAAAGGAGAACATGACCGTAGAGGATGCCATACAGAGGATTCGCCAGATTGGCGTAGACAGTGAGACCATTAATATCTGCTACGTTCTGGATCCTAAGAGAACGTTAGTGGGGACGGTGGCGCTGCGCTATTTGCTGATCAGCCCGCCGGATGCGGTAATCGGGGATATTATGCATGAGAACGTCATATACCTTAATACGCTGATGGATCAGGAGGAGGTTGCGAGGCAGTTCCAGAAATACGACTTCACCTCTATGCCCGTGGCGGATAACGAGGGAAGGCTTGTAGGTATCATTACCGTCGATGACGTTGTGGATATCCTGCAGGAGGAGGCGACGGAAGATATCGAGAAGATGGCGGCTATCGTACCCAGTGACAGGCCGTATATGAAAACAGGAATTTTCGAGACCTCAAAAAAGAGAATCCCCTGGCTTTTATTATTGATGATTTCTGCGACCTTTACAGGAAGCATTATCACCTCTTTTGAGGATGCGCTCAGCGCCGTTCCGATGCTCACCGCTTTTATTCCTATGCTGATGAGTACCAGCGGAAATGCAGGAGGACAAGTAAGTGCCACGATCATCCGGGGTCTGTCCTCGAACGAAATCAGCTATCGGGATGTTTTTATAATTATATGGAAGGAATTGCGGGTAGCGATTATCTGTGGAGTTACCCTTGCGGCGGCATATTTTATCAAACTGATGCTCTTTGACAAGTCGGGAATCGACGTAGCTATAGTAATCTGTCTGACGATTATTGCAGAGGTGTCCATTGCCAAGGTGGTCGGCTGTACGCTGCCGATATTTGCCAAACGCGTGGGAATCGACCCGGCAGTTATGGCGAGTCCGTTTATCAGCACGGTGCTGGATGCGCTTTCGCTGATGATTTATTTCTCGATCGCGACACATGTGCTGCATTTGAGCTGA
- a CDS encoding cell wall hydrolase: MKKIVTILMRNAENIVVFIIFAIVLVDTALLFGVMSHNKEERREVIELEVEKQPETEVVEEQTDDRSKTIRDLNVYEMAQLEYISAIADYQKGFYTDLKEWYLDYKSIFTKYDLFIDKPETIYDYYTEKELDLLFRVVQAEVGDEYSFEQKCNVASIILNRIENGEFGDDSMLGVLTEDQFTTIANGRYLEVEVSEDTILACEFAFEIDDTTDGCLFFDSNGTLNYSFVRNDGAHNLYRLEEKK, from the coding sequence ATGAAAAAAATAGTAACAATATTAATGAGAAACGCGGAGAATATAGTTGTTTTTATTATCTTTGCAATAGTTTTAGTTGACACTGCTCTACTGTTTGGTGTTATGTCGCACAATAAGGAAGAAAGACGAGAAGTTATTGAACTGGAAGTAGAGAAGCAACCAGAAACAGAAGTTGTTGAAGAACAAACAGATGATAGGTCGAAGACAATTCGAGATTTGAATGTTTATGAAATGGCACAACTCGAATATATTTCTGCTATAGCTGATTATCAAAAGGGTTTTTATACGGATTTGAAAGAGTGGTATTTAGATTATAAAAGTATATTTACAAAATACGACCTCTTCATTGATAAGCCAGAAACAATATACGATTATTACACGGAAAAAGAGTTGGATTTATTGTTTCGTGTTGTTCAAGCCGAAGTTGGTGATGAATATTCGTTTGAACAGAAGTGTAATGTTGCAAGCATTATTTTAAACAGAATAGAAAATGGAGAATTTGGTGATGATAGTATGCTTGGTGTTCTGACGGAAGATCAATTTACGACTATTGCAAACGGTAGATATTTAGAAGTAGAGGTATCTGAAGACACTATTCTAGCGTGTGAATTTGCATTTGAAATAGATGATACCACGGATGGATGTTTATTTTTTGACAGCAACGGAACGTTAAATTATAGCTTTGTCAGGAACGACGGAGCACACAATTTATACCGATTAGAGGAGAAAAAGTGA
- a CDS encoding guanylate kinase yields MLGKTNSGKDSIVNKLVKEHGFKRAITYTTRPMRDGEVQGSTYHFINDYEFDAKVKEGFFAEYKTYETAFGICKYGSSKESYINSDKKTIIILTPDGYRDVLNTLDPKLTAIYIYANNQTIKERLKKRGDNKEEAERRLLHDNEDFKGVENIVGKIVYNNKSNNIDDVVNTIVKYLEGR; encoded by the coding sequence ATGTTGGGAAAGACAAATTCGGGGAAGGACAGTATTGTAAATAAACTTGTAAAAGAGCATGGATTTAAAAGGGCAATTACATATACAACCCGTCCTATGAGAGACGGAGAAGTTCAAGGTTCCACATATCACTTTATAAACGATTATGAGTTCGATGCAAAAGTAAAAGAAGGATTCTTTGCAGAGTACAAAACTTATGAAACAGCATTTGGTATTTGTAAATATGGCTCCTCAAAAGAATCTTACATAAATTCAGATAAAAAAACTATCATCATACTTACGCCAGATGGATATAGGGATGTGCTGAACACCTTAGACCCAAAACTTACCGCCATCTATATTTATGCTAATAATCAGACCATAAAAGAACGCTTGAAGAAGCGAGGAGATAATAAAGAAGAAGCTGAACGTAGGCTATTACACGATAATGAAGACTTTAAGGGAGTTGAAAACATTGTGGGCAAGATTGTCTACAACAATAAGTCCAATAATATTGACGATGTGGTAAATACTATTGTGAAATATTTGGAGGGTAGATGA
- a CDS encoding YigZ family protein, with translation MFWYIRQVWSEAAVIEKEQSFLPYKVLKKGASSEIIEKKSRFIATLSPAETEEEAAAFIEEMKKKYWDARHNCSAFVLGERGQLTRCNDDGEPAGTAGKPMLEVLLASEIRNVAVVVTRYFGGTLLGTGGLIRAYTQAVQEGIKASEIVTMRYGTELSVTTDYNGIGRIQYILGQKGLPVMEAEYTDAVRLKLLVPYEEEEQLYTDLTEATAGKVKLEKIKKYYFVTG, from the coding sequence ATGTTTTGGTACATTAGACAAGTATGGAGCGAAGCAGCAGTGATAGAAAAAGAACAGAGCTTTTTACCTTATAAAGTATTGAAAAAAGGCGCAAGCAGTGAGATTATAGAAAAGAAATCCAGATTTATAGCCACGCTGTCTCCGGCGGAGACAGAAGAGGAGGCAGCTGCTTTTATTGAGGAAATGAAGAAGAAATATTGGGATGCCAGGCATAACTGCTCCGCTTTTGTCCTTGGGGAAAGAGGGCAGCTTACCAGATGCAATGACGACGGAGAACCTGCCGGAACAGCAGGAAAGCCCATGCTGGAGGTGCTGCTTGCCTCAGAAATACGAAACGTAGCGGTAGTGGTTACCAGATACTTTGGCGGGACTTTGCTTGGAACGGGAGGGCTGATACGGGCATATACGCAGGCGGTTCAGGAAGGGATTAAAGCATCTGAGATCGTTACTATGCGCTACGGCACGGAGCTTTCCGTGACTACAGACTATAATGGAATAGGCAGGATTCAGTACATATTAGGGCAGAAGGGGCTTCCTGTTATGGAGGCGGAATATACGGATGCAGTGAGGCTCAAGCTTTTGGTCCCATATGAGGAAGAGGAGCAGCTTTATACGGACCTGACCGAAGCTACGGCCGGAAAAGTAAAATTAGAAAAAATTAAAAAATATTATTTTGTTACCGGTTGA
- a CDS encoding transglycosylase domain-containing protein, with product MNYGKKGVRNKQKALHSKSAKWGRKFALTFFNVIIIAIVAAAIIGVSAGLGVFRGIIDSAPDIGNINVQPTGFSTFVYDIDGNQISKLISENSNRIPVTMDMIPEYLPHAFVSVEDERFYEHNGIDIQGIIRAGVIGITSGTFSEGASTITQQLLKNNVFTDWVTEDSFVEKVERKIQEQYLALELEKVSTKDDIILNYMNSINLGQNTLGVQAASQRYFNKSVSNLTLSECAVIASITQNPSRLNPISHPDANAVRREKVLNNMLKQGYIDQSEYDIALADDVYSRIQSTNKEVEDTSVNTYFVDALTDDVLEDLVAAGYNETQAYTLLYSGGLKIYSTQDPEIQEICDEVFSNPENYPENVKWYLNYELTVEKKNGDMENYSTEMFKEHFKESNLKFNLIYSSQEEALAAIEEYKAAVMVTGDEVYAEKINLTPQPQVSLTVEDQSTGVVVALVGGRGAKEGSRTLNRATDTVRQPGSTFKVVSTYAPALDSAGLTLASIQNDAPFNYADGTPVRNWYGEAYRGLCSLRLGIQDSLNIVAVKTLTQITPRLGFDYLQNFGFTSLVENEVIGGETKSDIVQSLALGGITRGVTNEELNAAYATIANHGVYIKPRLYNTVVDHDGNVILDNTQPETKQVIKETTAFLLTDAMVDVVTKGTGGSVNFGGMAIAGKTGTTSDYNDVWFAGYTPYYTATTWAGFDNNTKLTGEEKNLAKKLWRSVMAEIHTDLPNEAFSVPAGIVTATVCSKSGKLPIPGLCDATLTTEYFAEGTVPTESCNVHYQGSICQYSSLPATEFCPFKVEGVLELTPIEDVSLQSGSATTAQVTNPDGSVSTVTVPANQTNLCPHNAEFFATPGYEAIIEQQRSEIQQRNIAAQQAALAAQQEAAQQAAEQQQTAEQPQQ from the coding sequence ATGAATTATGGAAAAAAGGGTGTCCGTAACAAACAAAAGGCACTCCATTCTAAATCTGCGAAGTGGGGGAGAAAATTTGCACTTACGTTTTTTAATGTTATCATAATCGCTATCGTTGCTGCAGCGATTATCGGGGTGAGCGCAGGGCTAGGCGTTTTCCGGGGAATTATTGACAGCGCGCCTGATATTGGCAACATCAATGTGCAGCCAACCGGTTTTTCAACTTTCGTATATGATATTGACGGCAATCAGATCTCTAAGCTGATTTCCGAAAACTCGAACCGTATTCCGGTCACGATGGACATGATTCCGGAATATCTGCCGCACGCTTTCGTATCGGTAGAAGACGAACGTTTCTATGAACATAACGGCATCGACATCCAAGGTATTATTCGTGCGGGCGTCATAGGCATTACTTCAGGCACCTTTTCGGAGGGAGCCAGTACCATCACCCAGCAGCTTCTGAAAAATAACGTATTTACAGACTGGGTAACGGAGGATAGCTTCGTAGAGAAGGTGGAGCGTAAGATTCAGGAGCAGTACCTCGCTTTGGAGCTGGAGAAGGTTTCTACTAAGGATGATATTATCTTAAATTATATGAACAGCATTAACTTGGGGCAGAATACACTCGGGGTTCAGGCCGCTTCCCAGCGCTATTTCAATAAGTCGGTAAGTAATTTGACCTTATCCGAATGCGCGGTCATTGCCAGCATTACCCAGAATCCAAGCCGTCTCAATCCCATTTCTCATCCGGACGCGAATGCTGTAAGGCGCGAAAAGGTGTTGAACAACATGCTGAAGCAGGGATATATCGATCAGTCGGAATACGATATTGCTTTGGCTGACGACGTATATTCACGCATCCAAAGCACCAATAAGGAAGTAGAAGACACTTCTGTCAATACATATTTTGTGGATGCTTTGACAGACGATGTGCTAGAAGACTTAGTGGCTGCCGGCTACAACGAAACTCAGGCATATACCCTGCTCTATTCCGGCGGTTTAAAGATCTACTCCACGCAGGATCCTGAAATTCAGGAGATTTGCGATGAAGTATTCAGCAATCCAGAGAATTATCCGGAAAATGTTAAGTGGTATTTGAATTACGAGCTGACCGTAGAAAAAAAGAACGGTGATATGGAGAATTACAGCACGGAAATGTTCAAAGAACATTTCAAGGAATCAAACCTTAAATTCAACCTCATTTATTCTTCTCAGGAAGAGGCGCTGGCGGCAATCGAAGAATATAAGGCAGCAGTAATGGTTACAGGCGATGAAGTATATGCCGAAAAGATTAATCTTACGCCTCAGCCCCAGGTGTCCCTTACCGTAGAAGATCAGAGCACCGGAGTCGTGGTGGCTTTGGTCGGCGGACGAGGTGCCAAGGAAGGAAGCCGTACTTTAAACAGGGCTACGGATACGGTAAGGCAGCCGGGCTCTACTTTCAAGGTCGTATCTACTTACGCACCGGCTCTTGACAGTGCAGGCCTAACGCTGGCCAGTATACAAAATGATGCCCCCTTCAATTATGCGGACGGCACTCCCGTAAGAAACTGGTACGGCGAAGCCTACCGCGGGCTTTGCTCTTTACGTTTAGGTATTCAGGACTCTCTGAATATCGTTGCAGTAAAAACCTTGACTCAGATCACTCCCCGTCTGGGCTTCGATTATCTGCAGAACTTCGGCTTCACTAGCCTTGTGGAGAATGAAGTCATCGGCGGCGAGACGAAATCTGATATCGTGCAGTCTCTGGCTCTCGGCGGTATTACAAGAGGCGTTACGAACGAAGAACTGAATGCAGCCTACGCTACTATTGCAAATCATGGCGTTTATATCAAGCCGAGACTGTACAATACGGTGGTAGACCATGACGGCAATGTTATTTTGGACAATACTCAGCCTGAAACCAAACAGGTGATTAAAGAAACTACCGCATTCCTCTTAACGGATGCAATGGTAGACGTTGTTACAAAAGGTACCGGCGGTTCTGTTAACTTCGGCGGCATGGCGATCGCCGGAAAGACGGGAACGACCTCCGACTACAACGACGTATGGTTCGCAGGCTATACTCCTTACTATACGGCTACCACATGGGCTGGTTTCGATAACAACACCAAGCTTACCGGTGAGGAAAAGAATCTTGCCAAAAAGCTTTGGAGATCGGTTATGGCAGAAATCCATACGGATTTGCCTAATGAAGCTTTTTCTGTTCCCGCAGGCATCGTAACCGCAACCGTATGTTCTAAATCCGGCAAATTGCCGATACCGGGATTATGCGATGCTACCTTGACCACAGAATATTTTGCAGAAGGCACAGTTCCCACGGAAAGCTGCAATGTTCACTACCAGGGCTCTATCTGCCAGTACAGCTCCTTACCGGCTACCGAATTCTGTCCGTTTAAGGTGGAAGGCGTTCTGGAGCTCACTCCTATAGAGGATGTGTCCTTACAAAGCGGTTCGGCTACTACTGCACAGGTAACGAATCCCGACGGAAGCGTATCCACGGTGACCGTACCGGCTAACCAGACTAATCTCTGTCCCCACAATGCCGAATTCTTTGCTACTCCCGGCTACGAGGCCATTATAGAGCAGCAGCGAAGCGAAATACAGCAGCGTAACATTGCTGCCCAGCAAGCAGCTCTGGCGGCGCAGCAAGAGGCTGCACAGCAGGCGGCGGAACAACAGCAGACGGCAGAACAGCCACAGCAATAA
- a CDS encoding YhfC family intramembrane metalloprotease, with amino-acid sequence MMYEVSQVTTMNMWITAVVSIFLPIVLLIMWRKKMKVRIAPFFVGALIFIVFALVLENISHSIFIIKDSGLSRFVNGNTWAYVLYGALAAGIFEETGRFVAFKFFMKNNDDKESAVTYGIGHGGIESILVVGFSMLSSIFLISTLNSMGGIDNYVALVPEESQDVVRSSLMSLYTTAPYVYLLGAVERVATIAFHIALSVFVFIAVKRPGKWYFYPAAILLHTFLDIFAVLYQRGVITNIIIMEAIIIVITLITSYFAYRIYQSDERVETTQTV; translated from the coding sequence ATGATGTATGAAGTATCACAAGTTACTACGATGAATATGTGGATTACGGCGGTGGTTTCTATCTTTCTGCCGATCGTACTCCTCATTATGTGGAGAAAAAAGATGAAGGTGAGGATTGCGCCATTTTTTGTAGGAGCCCTTATCTTTATCGTATTTGCACTTGTTTTGGAGAATATCAGCCATAGCATTTTTATTATCAAGGATTCGGGTCTTTCCCGTTTTGTAAATGGAAATACATGGGCATATGTTCTCTACGGAGCGCTGGCGGCAGGAATATTTGAAGAAACGGGGCGTTTTGTCGCTTTTAAGTTTTTCATGAAGAACAATGATGATAAAGAATCGGCAGTTACTTATGGAATCGGACATGGAGGCATTGAATCCATTCTCGTGGTGGGATTTTCTATGCTAAGCTCTATTTTCCTTATTTCCACGCTGAATTCTATGGGGGGAATTGACAATTATGTGGCACTTGTTCCGGAGGAATCACAGGATGTGGTGAGAAGCAGCCTGATGAGCCTGTATACTACGGCGCCTTATGTGTATTTGCTGGGGGCGGTAGAGAGAGTAGCTACGATTGCCTTCCATATCGCTTTATCCGTTTTCGTATTTATTGCGGTAAAGCGCCCGGGAAAGTGGTACTTTTATCCGGCGGCGATTCTTCTGCACACTTTTCTTGACATATTCGCCGTTTTATATCAGAGGGGAGTGATAACGAACATAATAATTATGGAAGCGATTATCATAGTCATTACCCTCATAACATCATATTTTGCATACCGTATTTATCAAAGCGATGAGAGAGTAGAAACGACACAGACTGTATAA
- a CDS encoding site-specific integrase has protein sequence MNDLKKQEMLKQHPYKIWEAGDGRVKTYIYDESKSNKRRIVAKKTKNELEEYLISEYEKYNQNNTEVGHLFKEWIAYALSEKDIEKNSADRYYNDYDKFIVNTEFASMDIRNVTSHDVISFLKDTINRDDKITRKAFSNLKTVLNGLFSYAKSERNLECISMTYTLKDFKVSDKKFKKNIVKDAQQVFNEDEAIKIANFIIANYKTIRELGVLFSLLTGLRVGELCTLKYSDCEQDILYIQRTEVKYKNADGKTVYDVREFPKTECSMNGIELSNSAIDVFGLIKRINMSNGIKSDYVFFDEEYGRLKSYFFNKELKKICNNLNIPFRSMHKLRKTYASYLLANGVDEKIAQAQLRHKDSTTTHKYYEFSIRNKSYIKGVINKNDLLSKVNIL, from the coding sequence ATGAATGATTTGAAAAAACAGGAAATGTTAAAACAACACCCATATAAAATTTGGGAGGCCGGTGACGGTAGAGTAAAGACTTATATTTATGATGAAAGTAAAAGCAATAAAAGGAGGATTGTTGCCAAGAAAACGAAAAATGAGCTGGAAGAGTATCTTATTTCAGAATATGAAAAGTATAATCAAAACAATACAGAAGTAGGGCATCTATTTAAAGAGTGGATTGCCTATGCGTTATCGGAGAAAGATATCGAGAAGAATTCTGCTGATAGATATTACAATGATTACGATAAGTTTATTGTTAATACAGAATTTGCGTCAATGGACATAAGGAATGTTACTTCACATGACGTAATTTCTTTTCTAAAAGATACAATAAATCGTGATGACAAAATAACTAGAAAAGCTTTCAGCAATTTAAAAACAGTTTTAAATGGACTTTTTAGTTATGCAAAATCAGAAAGAAATCTTGAATGTATCTCAATGACATATACATTAAAGGATTTCAAGGTATCTGATAAAAAGTTCAAGAAAAATATAGTTAAGGATGCGCAGCAGGTATTCAATGAAGATGAAGCTATTAAAATAGCAAACTTCATTATCGCAAACTATAAAACTATTAGGGAATTAGGAGTTTTATTTTCTCTTCTTACGGGACTTCGAGTAGGGGAGTTGTGTACCCTCAAATATTCTGATTGCGAACAAGACATACTATATATTCAAAGAACAGAAGTTAAATATAAGAATGCGGATGGGAAGACCGTTTATGATGTAAGGGAATTTCCCAAAACTGAATGCAGTATGAATGGTATAGAACTTTCCAATTCGGCTATTGATGTTTTTGGCTTAATCAAGCGAATCAACATGTCTAATGGTATAAAAAGCGATTATGTATTCTTTGATGAAGAGTATGGGAGATTAAAATCTTATTTCTTTAATAAAGAATTGAAGAAGATATGCAATAACCTAAACATACCATTTCGATCTATGCACAAGCTAAGAAAGACATATGCGTCCTATTTATTAGCAAATGGTGTTGATGAAAAGATTGCACAGGCACAGTTAAGACATAAGGACAGTACAACAACCCATAAATATTATGAGTTTTCCATTAGAAATAAAAGTTATATAAAAGGGGTTATAAACAAAAACGATCTGTTATCAAAAGTCAATATTTTGTAA